In the Nocardioides marmotae genome, ACCGGACGCCGAGCTTCCCGAGCAGCACCGAGGTGTAGTTCTTCACGGTCTTCTCGGCCAGGTGCATCGCCTCGGCGATCTCGCGGTTGGTGAGGCCCTGGCCGATGAGCTCGAGGATGCGCAGCTCCTGGTTGCTGAGCCGGGCGATGCGGGGGTCCCGCTCGACACCCTGGCGGACCCGGTCGAGGACCTGCTGGGTGACCGCCGGGTCGAGCAGCGACTGACCGGCGGCCACGCGACGTACGGCGTCGACCAGGTCGCCGCCCCGGACCTGCTTGAGGACGTACCCGGCGGCGCCGGCCATGATCGCGGCGAACAGCGCGTCGTCGTCGTCGTACGACGTCAGGATGAGCCCGGCGATGGAGGGATCCTGCGAGCGCACCTTGCGGCACACCTCGATGCCCGTGCCGTCCGGCAGCCGGCCGTCGAGGATCGCGACGTGGGGACGGAACGCGGGGATCCGGTTGATGGCCTCGTCGGCCGACCCCGTCTCGCCCACCACGACGATGTCGCCCTCGGCCTCCAGGAGGTCCTTGATCCCCCGGCGGACGATCTCGTGGTCGTCGACGAGGAAGACCCGGATGGGCGACGGGCTCGCGTTCGGCTGCTCTCCCATGCCGAGAACCTAGGTCGGGCCGGAGGGCGCCCTGAAGCGACGATCGACCCTGCTCTCCGAGGACCTTTGGTCCGGACTCCTGCGACCCCCGCGGCCGCGCGGCCCCGCGGCCCCGCGGCTCCGCGGCTCCGCGGCTCGGCAGCGGCTCAGCGAGCCGCGGTGTCGCGGCGCTCCCCGCCGCTCGCCGTCATCGCGGCCGAGGGCTCGACGACCACGACCGGGACCGGGCTCTGCCGGAGGACCGTGCGGACCACCGAGCCGAGGTGCGACCCGACGGCCAGGGTGGGGTTCCGGCGACCGAGGACCAGCAGCTGCGCGCCCTCGGCGACGTCGTCGAGGGCCAGCGCGGCCGGGGCGTGGTAGACGCTGACGACGGTGTTGACGCCCGGGTGCTCGGCCCGGAGGGCGTCGAGGTCGGGGGCGACCTCCTGGCCGAACCGCTCCTTCTCCGCCTCGCGCATGGCGTCGTCGACGACGATGCCGTCGTAGCCGTTGGCCAGCCACCACGCGTGGACGATCCGGAGGTCGGCCCCGCGCTCCCGTGCCAGCGTGAACCCCGCGCGCATGATCTCGCGGGAGCGGGCGGGGTCGTGGACGCCGACGACCACGGGGCCGGGCTCCGCGCCGTCCGGCGGGCGCCACGCCTCCGGCACCGAGACGACCGGTGCGTGGGCGCGGGCCGCGACACCGCTGGTCGTCGAGGCGCTGGTCAGGCGCTTGGTCCCGGTCAGGTGACGGTGCTGGAGGACCACCATCCGGGCGTCGGCGCTGCGCCCGGCGAGGACGGCGGCCGGCGCGCCGGTGGTGACGAGCTCGGAGGTGACGACGACGGCGCTGCCGACACGGGCCCGGGCGCCCGCGACCGCCTGGCGGAGCACCTCGGCGCCGTACTCCTGGGCGGTCTGGTAGGCCGCCGCGAGGGAGCTCGGGAGGGTGGGCGGCATCCGGACGACGTGCACGAGGTGCAGCGGGCTGCCGCTCAGCATCGCCTCTCGCGTCGAGAAGTCGAGGAGCGCCTCGCTCTCGCCGGCCCCGACGGCGACGACGATGGGCTTGCTGGTCATGGTCACGGGTCTCACGTCCTGTCCTGGTCGGTGACTCAAGCCTCGGGCCGCCGCGGGCGCACCGGCAGGGTCCAAGGGCCCCGGGCGGCAGGACGTTGGTGGGTGCCTCAGTCCGCGGAGCGGAGCTGGCGCGGCGCGGTCGGGTCGGGCCCCAACGGCGTCCCGAGGCGGAGCTTGGCGTCGACGACCTGGCAACCGGCCCCCGGCCCCGGCACGACGGCGTCGAGCACGAGCTCGGCGACCTCGGGCACGTCGGTCACCAGCCGTCCCAGCGAGACGAGCAGGCCGACCACCGGCTCGAGGACCTCGGTCGCGCCGCCGCCGTCGGCGGCCAGGAGCGCGGTCGACCGCAGCGAGCCGACCGCCCGCCGGGCATCGGCCTCGGTGACCGGCGCGACCAGGATGACCTGGTCCGAGCGAAGACCGGGCGGCACGCCGCCGCTCGCCACCGTCACCAGCGGCCCCAGCGTGGGGTCGCGCACCACCCCGAGCGCGACCTCGGTGCCCGACACCATCGGCTGCACCAGGACCTCCGGTGCTCCCCCGACGCTGCCCGCGAAGTCGCGGTAGGCGTCCCGGACCTGCTCGCGCGTGCGCAGGCCCGTGCGGACCAGGCCCGCCTCGGCGCGGCGGACCGTGCCGGCGTCGACCACCTTGACCGCCACCGGCAGCCCCAGCGCGCCCGCGGCGCGCGCGGCACCGGTCGCGGACCGGGCCGTGGTCCCGACCGCAGCGAGGCCGTACGCCGCCAGCAACGCCGCCACGTCCGACCCGTCGGACCAGCCGCTGCTCCCCCGCCGCAGCAGGTCGCGCGCCAGGCTGCGGGTCCGCGCGGCCTCCGCGGCGTCGGTCAGCGGCGCCCCCGGCCCCTCCTCGTCGGCCAGCCACGCGGCGTACCGCACGGCGTGCGCGAGGGAGCCGACCGCCGCGGCGGGCGTGGCGTGCACCGTGGTCCCGCCGGGGCCGGCCGTCGTGGCGAGGTCGAGGCCGACCGGCACGGCGAGGACCGGCAGCTGCGGGTGCCGCGCCCGGGCCTCGCCCAGCGCCCGCACCGTGGCGGCGGCGTCGGTGAGGGCGGTGGCGACCGGCACCAGCACGGCGGCGTCGACCTCGCCCGAGTCGAGCACCTCGTCGAGCAGGCGACCGAGCTGCTCGGGGGTCGCCGAGACACCGGCGTCGACCGGGTTGGTGGGCGCGCCGCCGGCCGCGAGGAGCGGGCGCAACCGCTCCTGGAGCGCCGCGGACAGCTCGGGCACCACCAGGCCCTCCGCGCGGGCGGCGTCGGCGACGAGCACGCCGGTCCCGCCGGTGTTGCCGAGCACGGCGACCCGGCCGCCGGCGGGCAGCGGCTGCTCGGCGAGGAGCCTGGCGGTCTCGACCAGGTCGTCGACGTCGCGGCACCCGAGGACACCGGACTGGGCGAAGAGCGCGTCGACGCCGACACTGCGCAGGCCGCCCGGGCGCCGCTCGCCGTCGGCGCCGGGAGCGCGTCCCCCGACCACGGCGAGGAGCGGCTTGCGGCGGGAGAACCGCCGGGCGAACCGGGCGAACTTCGCGGCGTTGCCGAACGACTGCAGGTACAGCCCGGCGGCGCGGACCTCCTCGTCGTCGTACCACGCGGCGAGCAGGTCGTTGCTCGAGACGTCGACCTTGGCGCCGAGGGCGACCAAGGAGTGGACCCCCAGGCCGGCCTCGTCCGCGCGCCGCAGCAGCGCGGCCCCGACCCCACCGGACTGACTGGCGATCGCCAGGCCTCCGGGCGGCGGGACGACCTGCTGGTACGTCGCGTTGAGCACGCGCTCCGGCCCGGCGAGCAGCACCCCGAGCGAGTCCGGGCCCACGAGCCGCACCCCGGCCGCCCGGGCGGCCGCGAGCAGCTCCCGGCGACCCGCCGAGTCCGGCGGCGCGGGCTCCGGGGAGACGATGACCGCGGCGCCGGCGCCGGCGGCGCCCGCCTCGCGGACCGCCTCGACCACGTCCTGCTCGGGCACGCAGACGAGGACCAGGTCGACCTCCCCCGCGGCCGCGAGCGACGGGGTGGTCGCGACGCCGGCCACCTCGGCCGCGGTCGGGTGGACGACGACGACCCGGCCGTCGGGGCCGCGGGTGGCGGCCCGGCCGAGCACCCCGCCGAGCACCTGGTCGAGCACCGCCGCCCCGAGGTCCGTGCCGCCCGGTCCCGCACCGACCACCGCCACGGCGCGGGGGCGGAGCAGCGGGCGGAGGGAGCGGGCCTCGGCGCGGAAGTCGCGCTCGTCGGCCCGCGCCGAGGGGACCGAGCCGGCCCGCGTCGCCAGCCGCAGCATCACCACGCCGGAGTCGGAGTCCCGCCCCTCGACGTACCCCGCGCGGGCGAAGACGCTGAGCATCGCGTGGTTCTCGGTGAGCACGTCGGCCTCGAACCGGGTGAACCCCTGCGCCGACGCGAGCGCCGCGACGTGCTCGAGCAGCAGCGTCCCGACGCCGCGGCCGCGAGCCGCGTCGGCGACGAGGAACGCCACCTCGGCGGTCGCCGCGTCCAGCGGCTCGGCCGTCGCGAGCCCCAGCAGCTCGCCGCGGGCCTCCGCGACGAGGGCCAGCGTCGACTCGCTGGCGAGCATGGTGTCGACGTAGCGGTGGGCGGCGTGGCGGGCCGAGGAGAAGAACCGCATCCGGATCGCCTCGTCCGACACGCTCTCGTGCAGGTCGTGGAGCGCAGGACCGTCGCTCTGCCGCAGCGCCCGGACGACCGCGATCGAGCCGTCGGCCAGCAGCACGTCGGCCGGGCGGACCTCCACCGGAGCGGTCACCGCGCGTCGCCCGGGGCCGGCGTGCCGAGGGGGGCGGACGCGGGGGGTGCCTTCGGCATGCCGCCAGCATCCCCGCCCGGCATCCCCAGGGGAAGGGGTCCCGTGGACCGAGCGTGGACCGGGCCGACCCGGCGACCAGCCGCCGGCGGGCGGGCTCCGCCGCTACGGTGCGGGGAGGAACGGAGGCAGCCATGACCGCTCGGCCGGTGCTCGTGCTCAACGCGGGCTCCTCCTCGCTCAAGTACGCCGTCGTCCGCCCCGACACCGGCGAGACCCTGCTCGGGGAGCACCTGGAGCGGCTGGGCACCGACGACGTCGGGGCCGCCCTCGACCGGCTCGTGGCGAGACTGGCTGCGGCCGGCATCGCCGCGGACGACCTGGCGGCGGTCGGCCACCGGGTGGTGCACGGCGGCGACCGGTTCGTGGCCCCCACGCTGGTCGACGACGCCGTCCTCGACGGGCTGGAGGCGCTGGTGCCGCTGGCGCCGCTGCACAACCCGCCGGCGATCGCGGGGGTGCGGCACGCGCTGGCGGCGTACCCCGGCCTCCCCCAGGTCGCTGTCTTCGACACCGCCTACTTCGCCGACCTGCCGGCGGCCGCGGCGACGTACGCCCTGGACCGCGAGGTGACCGCGCGGCTCTCGGTGCGCCGCTACGGCATGCACGGCATCAGCCACGAGCACGTCGCCGGGCGGGCCGCCGCGTTCCTGGGCCGGCCGGTCGAGGAGCTCGACCAGGTGGTGCTCCACCTCGGCAACGGCGCCTCGGCGGCCGCGATCAGCGGCGGGCGACCCGTCGAGACCTCGATGGGCCTCACCCCGCTGGAGGGCCTGGTGATGGGCACGCGCGGCGGCGACGTCGACCCCGGCGTGCTGCTGCACCTGCTGCGGGTCGGCGGGCTCTCGGTCGCCGATCTCGACGACCTCCTGCACCACCGCTCCGGCCTCCAGGGGCTCAGCGGCCGCCAGGACTTCCGCGACCTGCTGGCCGCGGTCGACGGCGGCGATGCGGACGCCGCGCTGGCCTACGAGGTCTGCTGCCACCGCCTCCGCAAGTACGTCGGCGCCTACCTGGCCGTGCTCGGCGGCGCGGACGTGGTGACGTTCACCGCCGGGATCGGCGAGAACGTCCCCCGCGTCCGGGCCGACGTCCTCGCCGGTCTCGAGCAGCTCGGCATCCACCTCGACGCCACCCGCAACCAGGTGCGCGGCGGGCCGGCCCGGATCTCGGCCGACGACTCCGCGGTCACCGTCCTGGTGGTGCCGACCGACGAGGAGCTGTCGATCGCCCGCCAGGTGGTCGCGCTGGTGGGTGTGTCCCGGCCCTAGTTGAAGTCCGCAGAGGTGTCCGGTTCGGCGGTGGTCGACGGCGACCCGCTGCGGTCCGGGGCGACGCGGTGGTCCCACGCCCAGTCGCGCACCTCGGGCAGGTCCTCGCCGTGCTCGCGGGTCCAGGCGCGGGCCCGCCGGCGCGTGTCGACCATGAGCTGGCGCAGCCCGGCGGCGCGCTGCCCGAGCGCGGGGACGCGGTCGATGACGTCCATGACCAGGTGGTACCGGTCGAGGTCGTTCATCATCACCATGTCGAAGGGCGTGGTGGTGGTGCCCTCCTCCTTGTAGCCGCGCACGTGCACGTTGGCGTGGTTGGTGCGCCGGTAGGTCAGCCGGTGGATGAGCCAGGGGTAGCCGTGGTAGGCGAAGACCACCGGCTTGTCGGTGGTGAAGACGGTGTCGAAGTCGCGCGCGGAGAGGCCGTGCGGGTGCTCGGTCTCGTCCTGGAGCCGCATCAGGTCGACGACGTTGACGAAGCGCACGCCGAGCTCGGGCAGGTGCTCGCGCAGGATCGAGGTCGCCGCGAGCGCCTCGAGCGTGGGGACGTCGCCGGCGCAGGCGATGACCACGTCGGGGTCGCCGTCGGTGGTCGAGGCCCAGTCCCAGATGCCGAGGCCCCGCGCGCAGTGCAGGTCGGCGGCCTCCGCGTCGAGCCAGTCGAACGTCGGCTGCTTGCCGGCCACCACGACGTTGACGAAGTGGGTGGTGTCCAGGCAGTCGCGCATCGTCGCGAGCAGCGTGTTGGTGTCCGGCGGGAGGTAGACGCGGACGACCTCGGCCTTCTTGTTGACCACGTGGTCGATGAAGCCGGGGTCCTGGTGGGAGAAGCCGTTGTGGTCCTGGCGCCACACGTGGGAGGTGAGCAGGTAGTTCAGCGAGGCGATTGGCGGGCGCCACTCGATCGAGCGGGTCGTCTTGAGCCACTTCGCGTGCTGGTTGAGCATCG is a window encoding:
- a CDS encoding response regulator; this encodes MGEQPNASPSPIRVFLVDDHEIVRRGIKDLLEAEGDIVVVGETGSADEAINRIPAFRPHVAILDGRLPDGTGIEVCRKVRSQDPSIAGLILTSYDDDDALFAAIMAGAAGYVLKQVRGGDLVDAVRRVAAGQSLLDPAVTQQVLDRVRQGVERDPRIARLSNQELRILELIGQGLTNREIAEAMHLAEKTVKNYTSVLLGKLGVRSRTQAAILATRHLTDSGTDPASSGGYR
- a CDS encoding universal stress protein: MTSKPIVVAVGAGESEALLDFSTREAMLSGSPLHLVHVVRMPPTLPSSLAAAYQTAQEYGAEVLRQAVAGARARVGSAVVVTSELVTTGAPAAVLAGRSADARMVVLQHRHLTGTKRLTSASTTSGVAARAHAPVVSVPEAWRPPDGAEPGPVVVGVHDPARSREIMRAGFTLARERGADLRIVHAWWLANGYDGIVVDDAMREAEKERFGQEVAPDLDALRAEHPGVNTVVSVYHAPAALALDDVAEGAQLLVLGRRNPTLAVGSHLGSVVRTVLRQSPVPVVVVEPSAAMTASGGERRDTAAR
- a CDS encoding GNAT family N-acetyltransferase; this encodes MTAPVEVRPADVLLADGSIAVVRALRQSDGPALHDLHESVSDEAIRMRFFSSARHAAHRYVDTMLASESTLALVAEARGELLGLATAEPLDAATAEVAFLVADAARGRGVGTLLLEHVAALASAQGFTRFEADVLTENHAMLSVFARAGYVEGRDSDSGVVMLRLATRAGSVPSARADERDFRAEARSLRPLLRPRAVAVVGAGPGGTDLGAAVLDQVLGGVLGRAATRGPDGRVVVVHPTAAEVAGVATTPSLAAAGEVDLVLVCVPEQDVVEAVREAGAAGAGAAVIVSPEPAPPDSAGRRELLAAARAAGVRLVGPDSLGVLLAGPERVLNATYQQVVPPPGGLAIASQSGGVGAALLRRADEAGLGVHSLVALGAKVDVSSNDLLAAWYDDEEVRAAGLYLQSFGNAAKFARFARRFSRRKPLLAVVGGRAPGADGERRPGGLRSVGVDALFAQSGVLGCRDVDDLVETARLLAEQPLPAGGRVAVLGNTGGTGVLVADAARAEGLVVPELSAALQERLRPLLAAGGAPTNPVDAGVSATPEQLGRLLDEVLDSGEVDAAVLVPVATALTDAAATVRALGEARARHPQLPVLAVPVGLDLATTAGPGGTTVHATPAAAVGSLAHAVRYAAWLADEEGPGAPLTDAAEAARTRSLARDLLRRGSSGWSDGSDVAALLAAYGLAAVGTTARSATGAARAAGALGLPVAVKVVDAGTVRRAEAGLVRTGLRTREQVRDAYRDFAGSVGGAPEVLVQPMVSGTEVALGVVRDPTLGPLVTVASGGVPPGLRSDQVILVAPVTEADARRAVGSLRSTALLAADGGGATEVLEPVVGLLVSLGRLVTDVPEVAELVLDAVVPGPGAGCQVVDAKLRLGTPLGPDPTAPRQLRSAD
- a CDS encoding acetate/propionate family kinase — translated: MTARPVLVLNAGSSSLKYAVVRPDTGETLLGEHLERLGTDDVGAALDRLVARLAAAGIAADDLAAVGHRVVHGGDRFVAPTLVDDAVLDGLEALVPLAPLHNPPAIAGVRHALAAYPGLPQVAVFDTAYFADLPAAAATYALDREVTARLSVRRYGMHGISHEHVAGRAAAFLGRPVEELDQVVLHLGNGASAAAISGGRPVETSMGLTPLEGLVMGTRGGDVDPGVLLHLLRVGGLSVADLDDLLHHRSGLQGLSGRQDFRDLLAAVDGGDADAALAYEVCCHRLRKYVGAYLAVLGGADVVTFTAGIGENVPRVRADVLAGLEQLGIHLDATRNQVRGGPARISADDSAVTVLVVPTDEELSIARQVVALVGVSRP